In Helianthus annuus cultivar XRQ/B chromosome 9, HanXRQr2.0-SUNRISE, whole genome shotgun sequence, the following are encoded in one genomic region:
- the LOC110877049 gene encoding monooxygenase 1 gives MRSPPKPAAQNHKRSGGGSLFQFADQPTNPSNGQLAKFTTSGYMPSELGKTLTRAEACEHSPESTTVRCDGETRWLRRKDLIDTLYAELPPGAVKFGFQLESIKFDPYSSKPVLRFIDGSSIVAKVVIGCDGGKSIIAQFLGLKPTKIFPLCAVRGLTYYPNGHSYDYEFAKVMKDNISVGRVTIDDNLVYWFCFLPYIPKDEKVWEDPEVTRQLTLELLSNHPQEIHQEIHELIENADMKSLSITHMRYRAPWDLLTGSFCKGTVMVSGDAMHVMGPFLAQGGAAGIEDAVVLARIMAQLDLNSVESGSKVMAHKVEESFNQFVKQRRMRVVRLSLQTYIIGMLSGTPSFIKKVIYIMLLVVLFPNPYNHVNYDCGDL, from the exons ATGAGATCGCCACCCAAACCTGCTGCGCAAAACCACAAGAGATCAGGAGGTGGTTCGTTGTTTCAGTTTGCAG ATCAGCCAACGAATCCTTCAAATGGGcaactggcgaaattcaccacatcgggatacatgCCTTCCGAgctggggaaaaccctcacccGGGCCGAAGCctgtgaacactcgcccgaaagCACGACAGTACG ATGTGATGGCGAAACACGTTGGTTAAGAAGAAAGGATCTTATTGACACTCTTTATGCTGAACTTCCTCCTGGTGCCGTAAAATTTGGTTTCCAACTTGAATCAATAAAATTTGACCCGTATTCTAGCAAACCAGTTCTTCGGTTCATTGATGGAAGCTCCATCGTAGCTAAG GTAGTAATTGGCTGTGATGGTGGCAAGTCAATAATTGCCCAATTCCTTGGCCTCAAGCCTACTAAGATATTTCCTTTATGTGCGGTTAGAGGTTTAACATACTACCCAAATGGCCATTCATATGACTATGAATTTGCTAAGGTCATGAAAGACAACATTAGTGTGGGAAGAGTTACTATTGATGATAACTTGGTTTACTGGTTTTGTTTCCTTCCTTACATCCCTAAAG ATGAAAAAGTTTGGGAAGATCCTGAGGTGACACGACAATTGACCCTAGAACTTCTAAGCAATCATCCCCAAGAGATTCACCAAGAGATTCACGAACTGATTGAAAACGCAGACATGAAGTCATTATCTATTACACATATGAGATATCGCGCACCATGGGACTTGTTAACTGGCTCATTTTGTAAAGGAACAGTGATGGTTTCTGGTGATGCTATGCATGTCATGGGGCCGTTTTTAGCGCAAGGTGGTGCAGCAGGGATAGAAGATGCGGTTGTGTTGGCTAGAATAATGGCTCAACTAGATTTGAATAGTGTTGAAAGTGGGAGTAAGGTAATGGCCCACAAAGTTGAGGAATCATTTAATCAATTTGTGAAACAACGAAGGATGAGGGTGGTACGATTATCATTGCAGACTTACATCATCGGTATGCTATCTGGTACTCCATCATTTATAAAGAAGGTTATATATATTATGTTACTGGTTGTTCTCTTTCCCAACCCGTATAATCATGTGAATTATGATTGTGGTGATCTTTGA